The following are encoded together in the Cohaesibacter gelatinilyticus genome:
- a CDS encoding bifunctional [glutamine synthetase] adenylyltransferase/[glutamine synthetase]-adenylyl-L-tyrosine phosphorylase, producing MTAKQPSISALAQIWTGAKAIPHLADDQALLVPLYEKIGKIEERDEISLNILRKCLSDETLKGLLAGIFETSSYLSDLILKDPARLEQILTSDPKRHIEVLVQSAIFHEASSEAEIMRHLRLIKQDAALTLGLADIGGLWNVKQVTNALTDIADATLRGAIRFLLKDNHRRGKLHLPNPEEPEEGSGYFALAMGKHGAGELNYSSDIDLIVLYDSDIAPCRDKWEMGTTFVRLTKQLVKIMQDRTADGYVFRTDLRLRPDPGATPPAMSVLAALQYYESMGQNWERAALIKARACAGDIKAGKYFLGEVAPFIWRKYFDYAALADVHSIKRQIHAHKGHGQIAIKGHNVKLGRGGIREIEFYVQTQQLIAGGRNPALRGRETIPMLSELVKLTWIEPEARDQLTEAYEFLRKVEHRIQMQRDEQTHNMPEQDEGVAEIGRMMGYADLDTFKTDLRSWLECVQGHYAELFEEEQALGAESGGNLVFTGEDDDPETLHTLTEMGFQNPTEVTKTVRAWHFGRYAATRSTKSRERLTELTPALLQALANTDNPDKAFLSFNSFLGALPSGIQLFSLLKNNPQMLETLAIVLGASPRLAQTASRRPRVIDALLDPAFFGDMLERDNLDARLSRMLKEATCYEDALDGARIFGQEQLFLIGVRILMGAISASQAGAAYAMLAGVIIRHLLKFSQQELERRHGRIPGGKVAVIALGKLGGREMTAGSDLDLMLLYDHDPDAKWSDGDKPLAPSQYYTRLTQRLITALSAPTAEGELYEVDFRLRPSGNSGPLATSLSSFRSYHEKDAWTWEHMALTRARIVAADEGFSNIVRKEIVSVLAQPREAEAVFADVTDMRVRIEDEKRTSNPWHIKQVAGGLVDVEFIAQALQLIHANKHPEVLHANTAEALRLCVDEGLIDHGVADKLLPAIRLYHNLTQILRVCLDGNFDPHSASNGLKQAIARAGEEPDIAQLELRLRQYQSEARDCFTQLIGSVEARQETV from the coding sequence ATGACTGCTAAGCAGCCATCCATTTCAGCACTTGCGCAAATCTGGACTGGAGCCAAAGCCATCCCGCATCTTGCAGATGACCAAGCGCTTCTTGTTCCTCTTTATGAGAAAATAGGCAAGATCGAGGAACGTGATGAAATCTCTCTCAATATTCTTCGGAAATGCTTGAGTGATGAAACTCTCAAAGGATTGCTGGCGGGTATCTTTGAGACCTCTTCATATCTATCCGATCTGATCTTGAAAGATCCTGCACGTCTGGAGCAGATCCTGACCTCAGATCCTAAGAGGCATATTGAGGTTTTGGTCCAGTCCGCAATTTTTCATGAAGCCTCCAGTGAAGCCGAGATTATGCGGCACTTACGTCTGATCAAGCAAGATGCTGCTCTCACATTAGGACTTGCCGATATTGGCGGACTCTGGAATGTCAAGCAGGTCACCAATGCACTCACTGATATTGCCGATGCGACTTTGCGCGGGGCCATTCGTTTTTTGCTGAAGGATAATCATCGTCGTGGCAAATTGCATCTTCCCAACCCGGAGGAACCGGAAGAAGGCAGTGGTTATTTCGCTCTTGCCATGGGGAAGCATGGCGCAGGTGAATTGAACTACTCCTCGGACATCGATCTGATTGTTCTATATGATTCCGACATTGCACCATGCAGGGACAAGTGGGAAATGGGCACAACCTTTGTGCGCCTGACCAAGCAGCTTGTCAAAATCATGCAGGACAGAACAGCAGATGGCTATGTTTTCCGTACAGATCTTCGTCTGCGGCCTGATCCGGGCGCAACCCCACCTGCCATGTCGGTTCTGGCGGCTTTGCAATATTATGAAAGCATGGGGCAAAATTGGGAGCGAGCAGCGCTGATCAAGGCTCGTGCCTGTGCCGGGGATATCAAGGCTGGCAAGTATTTCCTTGGTGAGGTTGCTCCTTTCATCTGGCGTAAGTATTTCGACTATGCGGCTTTGGCGGATGTGCATTCCATCAAACGTCAAATCCATGCGCACAAAGGGCATGGTCAGATTGCTATCAAAGGGCACAATGTCAAACTGGGGCGCGGTGGCATTCGGGAGATCGAGTTCTATGTCCAGACGCAGCAACTGATTGCAGGTGGACGCAATCCGGCTCTTCGCGGGCGAGAGACCATTCCAATGCTCTCCGAATTGGTCAAACTTACCTGGATCGAACCTGAAGCACGTGATCAACTAACGGAGGCCTATGAGTTCTTGCGCAAGGTCGAGCATCGCATTCAGATGCAGCGTGACGAGCAGACCCATAACATGCCCGAACAGGATGAGGGTGTGGCCGAGATTGGCCGAATGATGGGATATGCTGATCTCGACACATTCAAGACAGATCTACGGTCCTGGTTGGAATGCGTTCAGGGGCATTATGCTGAATTGTTCGAGGAAGAGCAGGCTTTGGGTGCCGAGAGCGGAGGGAACCTTGTCTTTACCGGTGAAGATGATGATCCCGAGACCCTGCATACTTTGACGGAAATGGGGTTTCAAAACCCAACCGAGGTTACCAAGACCGTTAGAGCATGGCATTTTGGTCGCTATGCAGCGACACGTTCAACCAAATCAAGAGAGCGCCTGACGGAGCTTACTCCGGCTTTGTTGCAAGCACTGGCTAACACGGATAATCCCGACAAGGCCTTCCTGTCCTTCAACAGTTTCCTTGGGGCCTTGCCATCCGGTATCCAGTTATTCTCGCTTTTGAAGAACAATCCTCAAATGCTGGAAACCTTGGCAATCGTGCTTGGAGCTTCGCCTCGTTTAGCCCAAACTGCGAGCCGTCGCCCGCGAGTGATTGACGCACTCCTGGATCCAGCCTTCTTCGGTGACATGCTCGAGCGCGACAATCTGGATGCGCGCTTGTCGCGTATGCTGAAAGAAGCCACTTGCTACGAGGACGCGCTGGACGGCGCCCGTATTTTTGGGCAAGAGCAATTGTTTTTGATTGGTGTGCGCATTTTGATGGGTGCGATCTCCGCCTCTCAGGCCGGTGCAGCTTACGCCATGCTAGCTGGCGTTATCATTCGCCATTTACTGAAATTCAGTCAGCAGGAGTTGGAACGTCGCCACGGCAGAATTCCAGGCGGCAAAGTTGCGGTTATTGCACTTGGTAAGTTGGGTGGTCGGGAAATGACGGCCGGCTCAGACCTTGATCTGATGCTGCTTTATGATCATGATCCGGATGCCAAATGGTCAGACGGCGACAAGCCGTTGGCTCCAAGCCAATACTACACACGTCTGACCCAGCGTCTGATTACAGCTTTGTCTGCGCCGACAGCAGAAGGGGAATTGTATGAAGTGGATTTCCGCCTGCGTCCTTCGGGCAATTCCGGACCTTTGGCAACATCACTCAGTTCTTTCCGTTCCTATCATGAAAAAGATGCTTGGACCTGGGAGCATATGGCCCTGACAAGAGCGCGTATTGTGGCGGCGGATGAAGGTTTCTCAAATATTGTGAGAAAAGAGATTGTATCCGTCTTGGCGCAACCTCGTGAAGCAGAAGCTGTTTTTGCAGATGTGACCGACATGCGCGTGCGTATAGAGGACGAAAAACGAACCTCCAATCCCTGGCATATCAAGCAGGTAGCTGGAGGGTTGGTCGATGTCGAGTTTATCGCCCAAGCGTTACAGCTGATTCATGCAAACAAACATCCTGAGGTCCTGCATGCGAATACGGCAGAAGCATTGCGTCTCTGCGTCGATGAAGGATTGATC
- a CDS encoding sensor histidine kinase, whose amino-acid sequence MAISSINKIMRTTAFKLSAIYLIIFSIFATFLIVYIAFNTQVLMTRQMNATIQLEVRGLVERYRAGGLNALVKVIEDRSRRPGASLYLVTDFRGHYVAGNVAALPKWVMDKRGAVDQAVTYQRLGDVDQRKQYKAVVNVYETFGGYRLLVGRDIGERETFRKVVEQAFIVSGFLLVFLALLAWLFVSRKVLNRIDMIAVASRHIMAGQLDERLPVTQAGDEFDRLSDSLNVMLSRIEGLMQGLKEVSDNIAHDLKTPLTRLRNRVEVTLASEEAGAEIYRDALEQTLEESESLIRTFDALLRIARVEAKSTQIEKTTLDIGAIAADMAELYEPVAEDEGAVLTWNSPSQQFIDGNRELVSQAVANLIDNALKYAVRHVAEQRQAQQDHEDEQTECTLPEQARIDVSVATNEGRVILTVRDNGPGIAKEDRQRVLQRFVRLDKSRTQPGSGLGLSLVNAVASLHEANIQLDDNEPGLVFSIGFLQMKPNNQGTEAH is encoded by the coding sequence GTGGCTATCAGTTCCATCAATAAGATCATGCGTACGACAGCATTCAAGCTGTCGGCTATCTATCTGATAATTTTTTCGATCTTTGCTACTTTCCTGATTGTCTATATCGCCTTCAATACTCAGGTACTGATGACGCGGCAAATGAATGCCACCATTCAATTGGAAGTCAGAGGACTTGTTGAGCGTTATCGTGCTGGTGGCTTGAATGCTCTGGTGAAGGTGATCGAGGATAGGTCCCGCCGTCCCGGCGCTAGCCTTTATCTGGTAACAGATTTCCGAGGTCATTATGTTGCGGGCAATGTCGCTGCCCTTCCCAAATGGGTCATGGATAAGCGGGGTGCAGTGGATCAGGCTGTGACCTATCAGCGTCTTGGTGATGTTGACCAGAGAAAACAATATAAGGCGGTGGTCAATGTTTACGAGACCTTTGGCGGATATCGCCTTTTGGTCGGGCGGGATATTGGTGAGCGTGAAACCTTTCGCAAAGTCGTAGAACAGGCATTCATCGTTTCCGGCTTTCTGCTTGTCTTCCTTGCTCTTCTGGCTTGGCTTTTTGTATCTCGAAAGGTTTTGAACCGGATCGATATGATTGCGGTGGCTTCCCGCCATATCATGGCCGGGCAGTTGGATGAACGCTTGCCGGTGACACAGGCTGGTGACGAGTTTGATCGCCTGTCTGACAGTCTCAATGTAATGCTATCTCGCATCGAGGGCCTTATGCAGGGGCTTAAGGAGGTCTCCGATAATATTGCTCACGATTTGAAGACACCACTGACACGTTTGCGTAACCGTGTTGAAGTAACGCTCGCGAGTGAAGAAGCAGGTGCCGAGATCTATCGAGATGCGCTTGAGCAGACTTTGGAAGAATCTGAGAGCCTCATTCGTACCTTTGATGCTTTGCTGCGTATTGCAAGGGTGGAAGCCAAATCAACACAGATTGAAAAAACAACGCTGGATATTGGGGCCATCGCTGCCGATATGGCCGAGCTTTATGAACCTGTGGCCGAAGACGAAGGTGCTGTCCTGACCTGGAATTCTCCCTCTCAACAATTCATTGATGGGAACCGCGAGCTTGTAAGCCAGGCTGTTGCCAACCTCATTGATAATGCTCTGAAATATGCCGTTCGCCATGTGGCAGAACAAAGACAGGCGCAACAAGATCATGAGGACGAGCAAACCGAATGCACTCTGCCTGAACAGGCAAGAATTGATGTTAGTGTCGCCACAAATGAGGGCAGAGTGATATTGACAGTGCGGGATAACGGGCCAGGCATTGCGAAAGAGGATCGACAGCGTGTGCTTCAGCGCTTTGTAAGACTGGATAAAAGTCGTACTCAGCCGGGAAGTGGCCTTGGTTTGAGTCTGGTCAATGCTGTGGCCAGTCTGCATGAGGCTAATATACAACTCGACGATAATGAGCCAGGTTTGGTATTTTCCATTGGCTTTTTGCAAATGAAGCCGAACAATCAGGGCACCGAAGCCCATTAG
- a CDS encoding response regulator transcription factor: MHVLIIEDDTEAAAYLIKGLQEAGHACDHAADGDEGYKLASGQSYDVMIVDRMLPKRDGLSIIEQRRAEGDETPVLILSALGEVDDRVTGLRAGGDDYLTKPYAFSELLARIEVMARRRNPGEVETTYRVADLELDRLAHTVKRAGEQIILQPREFRLLEYLMKNAGQVVTRTMLLENVWDYHFDPQTNVIDVHISRLRSKIDKGFDPALLQTIRGSGYSLREPA; encoded by the coding sequence ATGCATGTTCTGATCATTGAAGACGACACAGAAGCTGCTGCTTATCTGATAAAAGGCCTTCAAGAAGCCGGGCATGCCTGTGATCATGCTGCTGATGGTGATGAAGGCTACAAACTGGCCTCCGGTCAGAGCTATGATGTGATGATCGTTGATCGCATGCTGCCAAAACGTGATGGTCTATCGATCATTGAGCAGCGTCGGGCGGAAGGTGATGAAACCCCGGTTTTGATTTTGTCGGCTTTGGGAGAGGTGGATGATCGGGTAACAGGTCTTCGTGCTGGTGGAGACGATTATCTAACCAAGCCTTATGCTTTTTCCGAGCTATTGGCGCGTATCGAAGTGATGGCACGCAGGCGTAATCCGGGTGAGGTAGAGACCACCTATCGTGTGGCGGATCTGGAGCTGGATCGTCTGGCCCATACCGTCAAACGAGCAGGGGAGCAGATCATTCTTCAGCCCCGTGAGTTCCGCCTTCTGGAATATCTCATGAAAAATGCCGGGCAGGTAGTCACCCGCACCATGCTTCTTGAAAATGTCTGGGATTATCATTTTGATCCCCAGACGAATGTCATTGACGTCCACATTTCACGTTTACGATCAAAAATCGATAAGGGGTTTGATCCTGCCTTGCTGCAAACCATACGTGGCTCCGGCTATAGCCTGCGCGAACCGGCTTGA